The genome window CAAAGTGCATCTCCTTGAGCAACTACAACCTGAGCAGTACCAATGTGCTGATCATCGGTGCAGGTAACGAGTGGCACATTCTGGGGCAGCAGTGTGTGTCCCCTCCCAGCGTGGGTGTCAGAACAGCAGGATGTTCAGACTGGCTTAAGCAGTATGTCTCATATAACCAAATGTGGAACTCCAAACTGAAGTGAGGTATCTGAAAGAAGGGAGTCTGGAGGCACCCCACGTAGTTGTGCTGACACAATATGTTTTAGGTAAGGCACACAGCTTGCAGAGCAGGATACTAAACCAACATGCAGTTAGCAATTTCTAAAAGTCCAAGGACTTGAAAGCCAAAGAGGAGCTGCAAAGTCTGTTCTGGTGAGCAGGAAAGGAGATTCCAAAGCTAGCAGGGTGGGAAAAGAATACCACAATCCATTGTGTTATGTTGCTGAGGGCTGCCAACTGCTGTACTGCACTGCTGGGCTCAGAAGTATACCCCACTGACCCTGTGGAAATCCATGTAGGTTTGAATGAGTTCTTTCTACCAAAACCTGAGTTCGTAGGGGCAAAGGATTCAGGCCATCAGATACAATGTATGCATGGCTGGTGTGggtcttccttctttcttaggTGCAGCTGGGTTAGTCTGTGCAGAGACCTTGCGCCAGGAGGGTTTCTCAGACAGGATTGTAATGTGCACGATGGACAGGCACCTGCCCTACGACAGACCAAAGCTCAGCAAGGTTTGTACCACTTTGAGTACAACTTTCAAAAATTGCCTTTTGGTATTTCTACTCATTGCACTGTTATGTTTCTTCTTAATTCATCCTGAAAGATGGAACGCAAAAGTTCCATCTTTCAAGTTGGAAGAAGTTTCCAAAGGGAGTTGTACAAACTCTGAGCAAGGGTTCACCAGCACAGAAACCAGGGCATTCTCCATAGGTCTAACAGCAGCTATCTTGGCCTGCTTGTTCCTGGATGGATCCTCTTACGGTGTTCCTCAATCAAAATCTTTAGAGGAATGAAATGGGGCTTGTAAACAAATGGTATAATCTACTGGGATGTGTTTCTTATGATCCTTGTTGTAATTGTTATATATAAAAGTGATTGGTATAGAAAAGTGATGCTCCTTGCTATAGTTATGAGTATTGCTTGTCATTCCAACTTGATAACTTGATCTCTGTGCAgagttcactttttttctggCATACATTCCATTTTGAATGCCAATTTGTAGAGGCAGGAATgatcacatttttatttctgaccAAGGCTTTGCTTAATACCAGACACCAACTCAGGTTTAACAGCAAGGTCTTGAAGCTAGGAGTTAAAAAAGGAACAGGCAGCGTGTGCATTCCCCTTTATGTCAGGGATACTGTTATCTAGGGAAGCTTGTACTCAGCAATCAGAGCTTCTATCTCAGCTTGCAGCcccaaaacaaagcttttttcaAAGGAATGCAAAGATACATGTGGCTTTTTGACGGCATTGGAAAGATCCATTAGAGGAGTAGCAGGTAAAGCTGTAGGCCACAGGCTTCTTGCCTCCTGAAACTGCATCATTGCCCTTCCTCTTGCTGAATGTCTGTTATCAGTCCATTCTAAGCTTCCTCAGACTGCTCCCCTCTGTGCCCTTTGGACCATGACCAGCTCCTTGGTGTCCAGAACTGGacagcagcaaagccttcaGGGCCTCTGCACTGCTCCATGCTGCCTTCCTCTCACACCAGCATGGGAACCTGCACTCTCAAGCCATGGGGTCAGAAGTTTTTCTCTTAGTAAACACTAAATGTTTAAAGAATTTGCAGTAAAACCCATATGACCCTGCACCTGCCTCAAGACCTAAGGTACACATTTCTTCTGAGTACACAGTTACCTGAAGTCATGGGAAGGGAGTGTCCCCTGCTCCCAACCAAGTAGAGATGAAGGACTTTGCACATCCATCCTTGGTATGCAGCTGGTGCTAAGGGTGCAGGTGGTGAAGCCTTTGGTTCATGGAGGAAATCTCTTAACAAATGCCATAAGGACTGATTTCAGATCAGAGTCGTAGAGTCATGGAATGGTTTCTGTTGGGAGTGACCTTGAGTCGGCAGCAGGTGTTGCTCTAGTTGCTTTTTCAACTCACAGCTGTTGacagaaaaatgtgctttttttttggtagtcaATGGATTCCCACCCAGAGCAGATCGCCCTGCGCCCCAAGGAGTTCTTCCGCACGTACGACATTGAAGTCCTGACTGAAATGCAGGTAAGGAGAGTCCCACTCAAACATTGTGGTCTTACCTGCTGACTCCTGatacagaaatgctgagtctCCCTCATTCCCTGGGCTGTTCTGTGCCCCAGAGCTCAGTCTGTGGTTGTTCAGAACCAGAATGAATGCAATTCTTCCCTGGGTGAACTCCACATTGATTGTCATTTCTTACTTACCACTTGCTGAGCATCCTTGCAAGGATTTGGGGTGACCAGCTGGCCTCTGATCAGGACAGTCTGCCTGCAAGCACCCAGAAAGtgataaattaaatattttctcctgttattttatttatactgGGAGATCTTCAAGGATTTGACAAAGTCAACTAGAGTGATATAAGGTCTGGGTTGGCTGAGCTGCGGATAGGAACCAAACCTTAAAAACAAGAGAACTACtcaagaattaaaaattaaagcctGTGTTATGGGtagaacagaagcagcagaaaatgagagttctgcagagaaagaggCCAGATGGTAGTTTGTTAGActgtccaggccaggcagagcaTCACCATTCTCTCGAGGATCTATCATTTCACAGTGCAAGTGTTGACTTTTTGGAGAGGTTCACAGAGTTGAGGTTCACAGTGAAGTAATCCTAAGCCTGGAGTGTGCTACCACCAGTATTGCTCAATAACCATGTCCCTAAGACATGGATGGACAGGCTCTGGCTCAGCACGTGGCGTCTCAGTGGGTACCTAAGATTTCATCCTTTAACATGATTTAGAAATGATTTCAGGCTGCGGCTGTGGATATCAAGAACAAGACGGCTGTGTTCAAGGATGGATTTAAGATGGAGTATAACAAACTGCTGATAGCGACTGGAAACACGTAAGCTACagagaaacatttcaaagatCAAGAGAAACTATTATATCTGAGAATCTGAGGAGCTTGTGCCTGAGGATAAGGGATCAAACATGGTACTTCAGTTCAGAAACCAAATTTGTTTGCAAAAATGCTTGCAGAAAAGGCAGCAAACACATATTGGATAGGACTGTATCTCTCTTTCTAGCTGTGTTGGGTGTATCTGCTCAACCAAAGGTGAGAATCAAATAATACATCCACTGGAATTTCCACCTTTCGTTTCTGGCCAACCTTAAGATCTTTTGGGTCTGGTGCCTGGTTTCCTTGCAAACATGTGCTGCTGCCACATCAGTTGGTAGGCTGATGCTGGGCAATGCAGCACTGCATTCAAATGCACCCACCACCTATGGAGGTGCATAAGCctttggaaataatttcaaaatccCTCATGTACAAGCTCCGAGTACACTGGGTAAGTGTTTTTAATGTACCTGAATTATTTAGGATCTTCAGTCCCATTTCCAGATGGCAGTCGCGTAGGCAAGGGCcggatatttaaaaatacatatgccCCAGTAAATGCATGGGATGACAGGATTAAACTGCTACTGAAGCTGCATCTACACAGGCTTATAAAACCTTTAAAATCTGGCTCCAGAGCTTCTGCTGAAGGACAGAGTTGGCTGTGTCCCACTGGGCTTCTGAAAATGTTGCTGCATGACAGCAGTTAAACTTAGAATTACAAAGCAGGAACCATCCTGCATCATGCTCCACTTCCCTACGCAGAGCTTATCCTGACCCTGTAGGGTTGTCTCACTAAACAGCTGCATGAGGGCTGTTGCTGGGGCTGAGGGCTCTTGCCATTGTCCTCCAGCATTTGGGTTTTGCATATTATGTCTCCAGCCCGGGTGATTTTGCAGAGAAATGTGGCAAAACGTGGTGTTTTGGCTGCGTCTGGTTGCCTTGTCCTGGTGGGCTGCTGACAGATAGGCCAAGCTCAGATGGCCCTCCATTTGTGTTTTCAGGCCCAAAGCTCTCAGCTGTAAGGGCAAGGAagtggaaaatgttttcaacaTCCGGACACCGGAGGATGCGAACCGTGTGGTGAAGTTGGCCACCAGCAAGAACGTGGTTATAGTGGGCGCTTCCTTCCTTGGTGAGCTCTTGTTTTGAATGGGGCTTGAGAGACCAATTGCAAACTGCAAATCATCAAAGAGAACTGTTTCCAAAAACTCCCATAGAAGGAAAACGTATTGCAGAAGCTTTCCAAAGCACCAAAACTGGTCAACAAAAATccctaaagaagaaaaaatgctgaggTCACAAGGGCTGTTTTCACCCAGTCGCTCCTTACTTCTAAAACATTCTCAGCCACGAGGaatgtttctctcttccttcatcCGAGGTCCATTACAAATGGTTCCTGTGGCATGCTGGGACATTGTTAGGAccttttgcttcttttgatCCCTAAGGCCCTCCCATGGTTTCCACCTCTAAGAATAGATTAATATGAATGATAAATCCCAAACGATACTCAGCGGTTCTATGAAAGTGGTGTGGCCCAGGGCTGGGTGCAGGGACCTCACTGGGCCACTGGGATGTGCTTGTGCtccccagggatggaggtggctGCCTACCTCACAGAGAGGGCCCACTCGGTGTCCGTGGTGGAGCTGGAGGAGGTCCCATTCAAGAAGTTCTTTGGAGAGAGAGTTGGCCGCGCTGTCATGAAGGTGACTTTGCTTGCCTGTCCTGGCATTGGTTTTGGTGAAATGAGTGGGTTCTGCTGGTTTCAGTAACTTGTGGGTGCAGTTATTTTAAGAGTGGATTTATTGATGGAGCCACAGAGGTGCTCCGTGGCGCAAGCCCTCTAAAGACTGGGATGGGAGCCTCTCTGGGGTGTGCGTGGGTGAGGTATGGGAGGTATGAGGTATCTTGCAGTGCAGGTATGGGACTCcacagtgggatggggcagtggggacTGAGGTTCACCCACTCTTCCCACAGATGTTCGAGAGCCACAGGGTGAAGTTCTACATGCAGACCGAGGTGTCGGAGCTCCGGGAGCAGGAGGGCAAGGTACGGTGTGGCAGTGGGTGAGAGACAAAAGGTGGCTACGGCCCCACATGTCACCCCGTGGGTCTGCTATCTCCTTCAGGGCCAGGTTTATGCACTCTTTCCTAGCCCCTGAAATTTTTACTCCTGGGCTCAGCCCACAGGAGGAAGTGTGCTCCAACCATGGCGTTTGGGGTGGTAACACTGGTAACATTGCTCTGAGATCCTGGAGGGGCAGAGGGAGCATCAAGGGCAACGCTGCTGGGACACTTCCTGGTTCAAGCTTTAACCCTGTCCCTTGAAAGCACCTGCAGGATTCCGCCAGAGGGCCCCAGGACTCCTCTTGTTGCCATTATAAGGGATTGTACTCAACTTGTATGTCAGAAATGAAGTGAGATACTAGCTTGGCTTGCTGCTGCTACAGGGTTTTACTTTGTTGACTCTGAAATAACTGCACTTTCCCCCTCTCTCCTGTAAAGCTGAAGGAGGTGGTGCTGAAGAGTGGGAAGGTCCTGCGCGCGGATGTTTGTGTTGTCGGTATAGGTAAGGGGCCATTGCTGTGAGTACACTGTGAGGTCGTTGGATACACTAGGGCACACTGGGAAGCCTCTGGGGCACTCTAGAGCAAGATGAGGAGCTCTGGTAGTACTCTAGGGTGCCTTAGAGAATACTAGGTGGCCCTGGGAGGTCTCTAGGGTACACTGGGAAGCCTCTAGGGTGGCCTAGAGCACACTGAGGACTACCAGGCCCATCAAGCCAGTGGTGGTTTGCTCTGCTAGTAGTGGAAATGGAACTGGAGGACTATAAGAGggtatttttctcctttacacTCGTGGAGAGAAAGATCTCTATCTAATTGTAACTTTTCTACACTTTGCAAACTGGACCAATCACAagatttgtatttcattctcCTGGGGTGTTGCTTTATTGACTGCTCCACAACAGAGCACTTTGTGGAATCTAGAGGAAAAAAGGCCCTTTGCTTTCTCCCACAGGCGCAGTGCCAGCGACAGGATTTCTCAAGCAGAGTGGCATCAACATTGACTCCAAAGGCTTCATCGTGGTCAACAAGGTGAGTGTGGTGGTGCAGCCAGCTCCTCCAAGCTAGGCTTGCCTTGGGCTCTGAGCCACCAGCACGGGGACGGTGTCCCCAGATGCTGAGATTATGGATACTGCCATGTGTGTGGTTTGCAAAGCCCAGCCATCTTGGTGCTGTGGGTGTCCACATCTGCACACCTCCCAGCCCGGGGGACTTTGGACAGTTCCCTGCCAGCTGCCAAGGTAGGGTGAAAATCCCACCAAGGTGCCCTTCTGCTTCCTCCCATCAGATGATGCAGACCAACATCCCTGGAGTGTTTGCAGCTGGTGATGCTGTCACGTTCCCACTGGCCTTGAGGAACAATAAGAAAGTGAATGTCCCCCACTGGCAGATGGCCCATATGCATGGTAGGTGCATCTGAGTGCCTTCGCTTTGCACAATAAATTGCTTGCGGGAAAGAACCTTTTCCATATCCACAGGAAATTTCCAACCCTTTAGGAAGAGAAGGAGACAAGTGAACACAGGGAAACAGAATAGTTGTAggaaacattaggaaaaatatattttctcctgTCCCTGTGCTTCTTGGGCTCAGAGCTTCCTCACTTACTCTGCTTGTTCTTGTCTTCCAGGCCGTATTGCAGCACTGAATATGCTGGCCCATGGCACGGAGATCAGCACAGTCCCCTATTTGTGGACTGCAATGTTTGGGAAAAGCATTCGATATGCAGGTGAGGGAttccctggggctgctgtggaCTCTGTGCCAGGGGAACTATTTTGGGTCACAGAAATCATGGCCACCTTTCAGGGCCACTTCCAGCCTCTCAGCTGGCCCAGGATGATGTGCAGGGACATCTCTTCTTTAGTAAGACATGAAGGGCCTTGTGGACAAGGAAGGCCTCCCTGAACATACGTGTATTTGAGCAAGCATGGATGATTCTTGATCCCTCTGTCTTCCAATGCCCATCTCTCAGTGACTGCAGGATGGCTGCCTCTACTCTAGCTCTGgttaaaacactttttctagGGCCAGAGCTGTATCCAGAGGAAAGAAGTGAAGACCAGTATTTAATTCCACAGTCAAACTAAGAAAATGACAAGCAGAGCATAACATTTGCTGTGGAAATTGTTTTCTTAGCAACAGTGCTTCTCCCACTCATAATTTCATCTTTCAGGCCATGGAGAAGGATTTGATGATGTCGTCATTCAAGGGGACTTGGATGAATTGAAGTTTGTTGCATTTTATACCAAGTAAGTGTTTCTCCTCTCCATGTCCATTTGTCTCAGCTTGTTCTGCTAGGctggaaattatttttgctaGAGCTTCTTCCAGTCATTTCTGCTCCAATCTGGACACTGAGGTTGCAGGGCGTTAATAAACTGCAAGTACAAATGCATTAATGCCAGGCACTAGAGAAGCAACGTGCTGAGTATTTTCTCTCCAGCAGTCTTCTTTGAAGCTTCTTCCCACCCTCCCTTTCCATCCTAGAGCACAACAGGTGCAGCTATTTATCCCAACCCTAATTAGAAAGGAAATGCCAGAGCACTTTAATAAAACATCTGTGGAGCTCTTTCAAGAGCAAGGTGAATAATCCCCTGCATGGTGCAGGGCCTCACACTGGGTCTGCAGGGTGGGCGCTGAGCGCTGCCTTCTTCTGCCACCCAGGAGGGGCCCCAGGAGATGGCTTTGGTGTGGCAGGACGGCACCGTGCACCGAGAGCTGGAGGTACTGAGGGGTCCAGCGGGCTTCTCTcagccacagccccatctctgCCTCTGTCAGAGGTGACTGGGAgcattcctttcctccttttcttgccACTTGGTGGTAGTCCTGCTACTGGTGCTAACGCTTTTGGATGAGGATGCTGTCCCCAAGTGGCCGTCTCCTGTTTCCCATGTCTACCTGTTGGCTTAGACTCTTCTTCTGGTGTGTGTTGGTTCTTGCATGAAACGCTGGTGGTGCCCATTGCTGGAGCCTGCCCTGAGCATCAGCTTTCACAATAgaactcttttcttttccagagttTGAAGAATAAAACTGTTTATCCCCACTCAGAGCTGAGGGTGAGCTGCTGAGGGGtcagcctggggctctgtgaaAGGGACAGGGTGCTCTGCAGTTGTCCTCATGGGACACCACAGCACCTCCACCAGAACAGACCAACCCCAAGCTTTTGGGAGACCCAGTGAGCAGCTGCAGTTGCCTTCCTCATGGCACCCCATTTCCACTGCGTTGAACCCTACAGAAGGGAAGGCCATGTGCAGATGGTGCTCATCCCCAGCAATTTACTGCTTTTAGGCCAAGACTTCTGATTGctccccatcccagctgcagaaaGGGCACCCTTATGGCCTCAAAAGACCTCTTGAATAAAAAGGATTCCTCCTGGCCTCAAACAAAACGTTTCAAAGCCACTGCTGATGTGAGGTGCTCCAGTTCACTACTGCCCTGCACATTATTTCACAGAAGGACCACCTGCCCCTTGTCTTGCTGATGGAAATGGTTGCCTGTGTTGGTACACAACAGCATCTCACAGTGGGGAGAGAACCTCCTGGGTCAGCTGTCAGTGCAGGGTCCCATAGCACCTGAGTTCATCGTGTTCCAGCAGATACCCCCAATCCAGGGTGCTCTTCTTAGGGGCTATGTTGGATATTAGTGATCTTCTGAGGGACAAgagtcagtgggcatggtgatgatgggttgatggttggttggactggatgatcttggttTTTTCTAACcgtagtgattctgtgattcacttGCAGTTGCATAGAGGACAGAGTGTAGTTTAAAACAGCATCCAGCCTAGGATTTTCTGGCTCTTTGCACACTCCTGCCATTTTGTGCATGCATTAATGGGTAAAAAGTGGAATAAGCTGTGGAAAACCTCCAGAGAGTCTGGAGCAGATTCTGGTCTCCCAGTCTGGACAGGGAAGCTGTGGTGGTGTTTCCTTGTGGCAGTGGACTGATCCTGGTTTGTTGGGTGCTTCCACACTTCAGCTTCCTGAGCAATGTCTCCAGTGTTTAATATCTCGCTCGTGCACCTTCCCTGATCTTTACattgttttttctgttactAATTGTGAGTCAGACTTTGAAGATTTATGCTCAGGCTGACTTCTGCAAATCTCAGAACAGAGGAACCCTCCTCATTTGCTTTGTGACCTTTACCTTTTGATCTCATGTTGTACCACCAGCACCGGGGGTATGGGCAGGCGATGGTCTGGGACATACATGCTGCTCCACCATCAGCTCCATCTCTTCTGGTGTTGCTCCATGTGCCAGGGTGTCCAGATCTGTCTCCATCCTGCTGCCCCTGGGTGCCCGGGGTCCCACCCCTGCGCAATGGCACAGAGGCAGCTCTAGGCACCCTGGTGAGCATCACCAGGCCACAAACTTCAGTGAGACCACAGTGGGGTCAACCAGCTCCACCCCCTCTTCTGTCCTTGTCCCACACCATAGTCACTGCTCCCACCTCAGGACAGGTCACGTTTTCCTTTGCTCCCTGCCTCTCTCCAGCATGTTGCTTTTGGGTGATGGAGACATCCATGTTGGGACTGCCCTGACCTCTTTGCTCTCTGGCCCTAGGAGTGATGAGGTGGTGGCTGTGGCTAGCATGAACTACGACCCCATTGTCTCCAAGGTGGCTGAGGTCTTGGCTGCTGGCAGGGCCATCCGAAAGCGTGATGTGGAGTAAGTACATGTGCTGTGCTaagagctgggctggggaggagcCTGGAGAGGGCCACCTAACCCTGAatgtcttttctctctctgtctcctgCTGCATCTGCACCTTTTAGGCTGTTTGTCCGTCACGGCAAGTacgttcagttttgggtcctgGGTCAGTGTGGGGTATTGCAGGTGCGCCACATCTCCAACTCCTGCATGGAGATGCTGATGATGGCCATGTGCTTGTATTGCAACTCAAACCTGCTTGAACTGTTTTGCATGGGGTGGAGGTGCCGGCAGAGGAAGGGGTGCTGCACAGCTTGGAAAGCTCACAGTGCTGCTTGTTTTTGTCTTCATAGAACTGGAGATATGTCCTGGCTCACGGGGAAAGGCTCCTAACACAGACGTGGCTGCAACCTCCTGACGCTGCGCTGGCCTCGAGGAGATGGGGATGGCTGCAGCTCCACGGCACGATACAAATAGTGCACCCGAGTCATTTTCCCTTGAGACTTGGCTGAACCCAGCCTCTTTCACCCAGCAGTCaccttcccagcagctctgtgcatgcaAACCGCCGCCAGCACTCCTGGCCCCGCAGCCTCCGAGTGTGGGGTCAGCAGGTGGAATTCCCACTGGAAAGTCAGGAAAACAGACCTTGGGTTTGGCACCAGCATggctggcagggagctgcagactGCTGACACGGGTGCCACGGTGCTGATGGGTGCCACATCCATGCTCTCCAAGCGGCACAACGAGAGCCCCAAGCACATCCCTTCACCCTATGAAGAGCATGAGTGCCTTTTGTCGCCCTCTGTGGCCAGGACATGCTCTCAAGCACATTGTCCCTTCCTAaatcctctttccttcccctggaGCCCAGCAACCGCACCTTCTCCTTAGTGGTTACTGAAGGATTGACATTGCTGCTGACGTGCTACTCCAGGAAGAAGAGCTGGAGGAGTATTTCTGGTTGTTCTCTGTCCTTCATCACATATTCTTCCTGTTGCCTGGTGACAGGGCTACATATCTCATCTCATCTGCCAGTGTCAGTGCTCTGTGGCCATGCTTGCTGCCCCTGGCTGTCAGAAGGGCCCTGGCTCTTGCTTAGGCGTGGAGGTGGCAAGTCCAGAGCCCTGTGTTTGTAGCCCTAGCAGAGCCAGGTGTGAGATTCCCCCATGGACAGCTTCCAGTCCTGTCCTTTGGGAGCTTTGTTCCCCACCTGTCACTGCATTACCCTCAGCCCAAAGCCataaaattgttattttcagtttgattCACCCACCCCCATGAATGAAAGCGGTGCTCCTGTTGTGATCCAGACCCTTTCTGATTCCTTCCAAGCCCAGCAGGTTGGCCAGATGGTGCCTGCACCTCCTGTGCAGGGTTCCCTTGGTGTCCCGTGTCCTACTCATCTTTATTTCTAGACTTTCAGATC of Gallus gallus isolate bGalGal1 chromosome 15, bGalGal1.mat.broiler.GRCg7b, whole genome shotgun sequence contains these proteins:
- the AIFM3 gene encoding apoptosis-inducing factor 3 isoform X5, with amino-acid sequence MREVDLGCGKALLIKEGGEFYAMGHKCPHYGAPLVKGVLSKGRVRCPWHGACFNIGTGDIEDFPGLDSLPRFQVKIEKEKVYIRASKQALQTQRRTKMMAKCISLSNYNLSSTNVLIIGAGAAGLVCAETLRQEGFSDRIVMCTMDRHLPYDRPKLSKSMDSHPEQIALRPKEFFRTYDIEVLTEMQAAAVDIKNKTAVFKDGFKMEYNKLLIATGNTPKALSCKGKEVENVFNIRTPEDANRVVKLATSKNVVIVGASFLGMEVAAYLTERAHSVSVVELEEVPFKKFFGERVGRAVMKMFESHRVKFYMQTEVSELREQEGKLKEVVLKSGKVLRADVCVVGIGAVPATGFLKQSGINIDSKGFIVVNKMMQTNIPGVFAAGDAVTFPLALRNNKKVNVPHWQMAHMHGRIAALNMLAHGTEISTVPYLWTAMFGKSIRYAGHGEGFDDVVIQGDLDELKFVAFYTKSDEVVAVASMNYDPIVSKVAEVLAAGRAIRKRDVETGDMSWLTGKGS
- the AIFM3 gene encoding apoptosis-inducing factor 3 isoform X1, coding for MGGCFSKPKPVEVKIEVVIPEKERSKEEMSPNGKASPLVYKVNGTARHYHLEEHPIASNPYHNPKDVVEASVCHVKDLENGQMREVDLGCGKALLIKEGGEFYAMGHKCPHYGAPLVKGVLSKGRVRCPWHGACFNIGTGDIEDFPGLDSLPRFQVKIEKEKVYIRASKQALQTQRRTKMMAKCISLSNYNLSSTNVLIIGAGAAGLVCAETLRQEGFSDRIVMCTMDRHLPYDRPKLSKSMDSHPEQIALRPKEFFRTYDIEVLTEMQAAAVDIKNKTAVFKDGFKMEYNKLLIATGNTPKALSCKGKEVENVFNIRTPEDANRVVKLATSKNVVIVGASFLGMEVAAYLTERAHSVSVVELEEVPFKKFFGERVGRAVMKMFESHRVKFYMQTEVSELREQEGKLKEVVLKSGKVLRADVCVVGIGAVPATGFLKQSGINIDSKGFIVVNKMMQTNIPGVFAAGDAVTFPLALRNNKKVNVPHWQMAHMHGRIAALNMLAHGTEISTVPYLWTAMFGKSIRYAGHGEGFDDVVIQGDLDELKFVAFYTKSDEVVAVASMNYDPIVSKVAEVLAAGRAIRKRDVELFVRHGKTGDMSWLTGKGS
- the AIFM3 gene encoding apoptosis-inducing factor 3 isoform X2; this translates as MGGCFSKPKPVEVKIEVVIPEKERSKEEMSPNGKASPLVYKVNGTARHYHLEEHPIASNPYHNPKDVVEASVCHVKDLENGQMREVDLGCGKALLIKEGGEFYAMGHKCPHYGAPLVKGVLSKGRVRCPWHGACFNIGTGDIEDFPGLDSLPRFQVKIEKEKVYIRASKQALQTQRRTKMMAKCISLSNYNLSSTNVLIIGAGAAGLVCAETLRQEGFSDRIVMCTMDRHLPYDRPKLSKSMDSHPEQIALRPKEFFRTYDIEVLTEMQAAAVDIKNKTAVFKDGFKMEYNKLLIATGNTPKALSCKGKEVENVFNIRTPEDANRVVKLATSKNVVIVGASFLGMEVAAYLTERAHSVSVVELEEVPFKKFFGERVGRAVMKMFESHRVKFYMQTEVSELREQEGKLKEVVLKSGKVLRADVCVVGIGAVPATGFLKQSGINIDSKGFIVVNKMMQTNIPGVFAAGDAVTFPLALRNNKKVNVPHWQMAHMHGRIAALNMLAHGTEISTVPYLWTAMFGKSIRYAGHGEGFDDVVIQGDLDELKFVAFYTKSDEVVAVASMNYDPIVSKVAEVLAAGRAIRKRDVETGDMSWLTGKGS
- the AIFM3 gene encoding apoptosis-inducing factor 3 isoform X3 codes for the protein MGGCFSKPKPVEVKIEVVIPEKERSKEEMSPNGKASPLVYKVNGTARHYHLEEHPIASNPYHNPKDVVEASVCHVKDLENGQMREVDLGCGKALLIKEGGEFYAMGHKCPHYGAPLVKGVLSKGRVRCPWHGACFNIGTGDIEDFPGLDSLPRFQVKIEKEKVYIRASKQALQTQRRTKMMAKCISLSNYNLSSTNVLIIGAGAAGLVCAETLRQEGFSDRIVMCTMDRHLPYDRPKLSKSMDSHPEQIALRPKEFFRTYDIEVLTEMQAAAVDIKNKTAVFKDGFKMEYNKLLIATGNTPKALSCKGKEVENVFNIRTPEDANRVVKLATSKNVVIVGASFLGMEVAAYLTERAHSVSVVELEEVPFKKFFGERVGRAVMKMFESHRVKFYMQTEVSELREQEGKLKEVVLKSGKVLRADVCVVGIGAVPATGFLKQSGINIDSKGFIVVNKMMQTNIPGVFAAGDAVTFPLALRNNKKVNVPHWQMAHMHGRIAALNMLAHGTEISTVPYLWTAMFGKSIRYAGHGEGFDDVVIQGDLDELKFVAFYTKRGPRRWLWCGRTAPCTESWRSDEVVAVASMNYDPIVSKVAEVLAAGRAIRKRDVELFVRHGKYVQFWVLGQCGVLQNWRYVLAHGERLLTQTWLQPPDAALASRRWGWLQLHGTIQIVHPSHFPLRLG
- the AIFM3 gene encoding apoptosis-inducing factor 3 isoform X4; the protein is MGGCFSKPKPVEVKIEVVIPEKERSKEEMSPNGKASPLVYKVNGTARHYHLEEHPIASNPYHNPKDVVEASVCHVKDLENGQMREVDLGCGKALLIKEGGEFYAMGHKCPHYGAPLVKGVLSKGRVRCPWHGACFNIGTGDIEDFPGLDSLPRFQVKIEKEKVYIRASKQALQTQRRTKMMAKCISLSNYNLSSTNVLIIGAGAAGLVCAETLRQEGFSDRIVMCTMDRHLPYDRPKLSKSMDSHPEQIALRPKEFFRTYDIEVLTEMQAAAVDIKNKTAVFKDGFKMEYNKLLIATGNTPKALSCKGKEVENVFNIRTPEDANRVVKLATSKNVVIVGASFLGMEVAAYLTERAHSVSVVELEEVPFKKFFGERVGRAVMKMFESHRVKFYMQTEVSELREQEGKLKEVVLKSGKVLRADVCVVGIGAVPATGFLKQSGINIDSKGFIVVNKMMQTNIPGVFAAGDAVTFPLALRNNKKVNVPHWQMAHMHGRIAALNMLAHGTEISTVPYLWTAMFGKSIRYAGHGEGFDDVVIQGDLDELKFVAFYTKRGPRRWLWCGRTAPCTESWRSDEVVAVASMNYDPIVSKVAEVLAAGRAIRKRDVETGDMSWLTGKGS